The following proteins are co-located in the Pomacea canaliculata isolate SZHN2017 linkage group LG10, ASM307304v1, whole genome shotgun sequence genome:
- the LOC112574536 gene encoding immune-associated nucleotide-binding protein 8-like isoform X2, with protein sequence MSLFAEENSASSSSKSPEIELDDFSTPTSLKNESECNALEDPAWRIVIVGKTGNGKSSLGNIILRCQDDTFVIGSGMNSTTTKHSVKRNLSENLEVVDTPDPVNCDMDESTAKLEVTQWKGCTNMGVVVVIRCDVRYTAEEYAIYKQIKEHWGSDFCKHLVVAFTFGDRLEQDLDDFGKQLENGCPEVVNVLRDANQQYVVFDCSAGKYDEPRHKHSVDKLMKLIKTEIPSTSGYISWLYCTTVGKTRKLIANTPILSKLVTAHPQDMNT encoded by the exons ATGTCTTTATTTGCCGAAGAAAATTCAGCTTCATCATCCAGTAAGTCTCCAGAAATAGAGCTTGATGATTTTTCTACGCCCACGAGTTTAAAAAATG aaagTGAATGTAACGCGCTAGAAGATCCCGCCTGGCGTATTGTAATCGTGGGGAAGACTGGGAATGGAAAAAGCAGCCTTGGAAACATCATTCTTCGTTGTCAAGACGACACGTTTGTGATCGGCAGTGGGATGaacagcacaacaacaaagcaCTCAGTGAAAAGGAACCTCTCAGAAAATCTTGAA GTAGTCGACACACCAGATCCTGTTAACTGTGATATGGATGAATCTACTGCTAAACTGGAAGTTACCCAGTGGAAAGGTTGTACTAACATGGGAGTGGTAGTGGTCATTCGCTGTGACGTTCGGTACACCGCCGAGGAATATGCTATCTACAAACAGATCAAAGAGCACTGGGGGTCTGACTTCTGTAAACACCTCGTGGTGGCCTTCACGTTTGGGGACAGGCTCGAGCAAGACCTAGACGACTTCGGGAAACAGCTGGAGAACGGGTGCCCTGAGGTGGTGAACGTGCTACGTGATGCGAATCAGCAATATGTTGTTTTTGACTGCTCCGCAGGAAAGTATGATGAACCCCGGCACAAACATTCCGTAGATAAACTTATGAAACTTATCAAAACGGAAATACCGTCAACGAGTGGTTACATATCTTGGTTATATTGCACTACGGTAGGTAAGACCCGTAAATTAATTGCAAATACTCCTATTTTAAGTAAACTTGTTACTGCCCACCCACAAGACATGAATACCTGA
- the LOC112574536 gene encoding immune-associated nucleotide-binding protein 8-like isoform X1, which yields MCPLLLEEAAAMSLFAEENSASSSSKSPEIELDDFSTPTSLKNESECNALEDPAWRIVIVGKTGNGKSSLGNIILRCQDDTFVIGSGMNSTTTKHSVKRNLSENLEVVDTPDPVNCDMDESTAKLEVTQWKGCTNMGVVVVIRCDVRYTAEEYAIYKQIKEHWGSDFCKHLVVAFTFGDRLEQDLDDFGKQLENGCPEVVNVLRDANQQYVVFDCSAGKYDEPRHKHSVDKLMKLIKTEIPSTSGYISWLYCTTVGKTRKLIANTPILSKLVTAHPQDMNT from the exons ATGTGTCCTTTACTTTTAGAAGAGGCAGCAGCTATGTCTTTATTTGCCGAAGAAAATTCAGCTTCATCATCCAGTAAGTCTCCAGAAATAGAGCTTGATGATTTTTCTACGCCCACGAGTTTAAAAAATG aaagTGAATGTAACGCGCTAGAAGATCCCGCCTGGCGTATTGTAATCGTGGGGAAGACTGGGAATGGAAAAAGCAGCCTTGGAAACATCATTCTTCGTTGTCAAGACGACACGTTTGTGATCGGCAGTGGGATGaacagcacaacaacaaagcaCTCAGTGAAAAGGAACCTCTCAGAAAATCTTGAA GTAGTCGACACACCAGATCCTGTTAACTGTGATATGGATGAATCTACTGCTAAACTGGAAGTTACCCAGTGGAAAGGTTGTACTAACATGGGAGTGGTAGTGGTCATTCGCTGTGACGTTCGGTACACCGCCGAGGAATATGCTATCTACAAACAGATCAAAGAGCACTGGGGGTCTGACTTCTGTAAACACCTCGTGGTGGCCTTCACGTTTGGGGACAGGCTCGAGCAAGACCTAGACGACTTCGGGAAACAGCTGGAGAACGGGTGCCCTGAGGTGGTGAACGTGCTACGTGATGCGAATCAGCAATATGTTGTTTTTGACTGCTCCGCAGGAAAGTATGATGAACCCCGGCACAAACATTCCGTAGATAAACTTATGAAACTTATCAAAACGGAAATACCGTCAACGAGTGGTTACATATCTTGGTTATATTGCACTACGGTAGGTAAGACCCGTAAATTAATTGCAAATACTCCTATTTTAAGTAAACTTGTTACTGCCCACCCACAAGACATGAATACCTGA
- the LOC112574536 gene encoding immune-associated nucleotide-binding protein 7-like isoform X4, with amino-acid sequence MSLFAEENSASSSKSECNALEDPAWRIVIVGKTGNGKSSLGNIILRCQDDTFVIGSGMNSTTTKHSVKRNLSENLEVVDTPDPVNCDMDESTAKLEVTQWKGCTNMGVVVVIRCDVRYTAEEYAIYKQIKEHWGSDFCKHLVVAFTFGDRLEQDLDDFGKQLENGCPEVVNVLRDANQQYVVFDCSAGKYDEPRHKHSVDKLMKLIKTEIPSTSGYISWLYCTTVGKTRKLIANTPILSKLVTAHPQDMNT; translated from the exons ATGTCTTTATTTGCCGAAGAAAATTCAGCTTCATCATCCA aaagTGAATGTAACGCGCTAGAAGATCCCGCCTGGCGTATTGTAATCGTGGGGAAGACTGGGAATGGAAAAAGCAGCCTTGGAAACATCATTCTTCGTTGTCAAGACGACACGTTTGTGATCGGCAGTGGGATGaacagcacaacaacaaagcaCTCAGTGAAAAGGAACCTCTCAGAAAATCTTGAA GTAGTCGACACACCAGATCCTGTTAACTGTGATATGGATGAATCTACTGCTAAACTGGAAGTTACCCAGTGGAAAGGTTGTACTAACATGGGAGTGGTAGTGGTCATTCGCTGTGACGTTCGGTACACCGCCGAGGAATATGCTATCTACAAACAGATCAAAGAGCACTGGGGGTCTGACTTCTGTAAACACCTCGTGGTGGCCTTCACGTTTGGGGACAGGCTCGAGCAAGACCTAGACGACTTCGGGAAACAGCTGGAGAACGGGTGCCCTGAGGTGGTGAACGTGCTACGTGATGCGAATCAGCAATATGTTGTTTTTGACTGCTCCGCAGGAAAGTATGATGAACCCCGGCACAAACATTCCGTAGATAAACTTATGAAACTTATCAAAACGGAAATACCGTCAACGAGTGGTTACATATCTTGGTTATATTGCACTACGGTAGGTAAGACCCGTAAATTAATTGCAAATACTCCTATTTTAAGTAAACTTGTTACTGCCCACCCACAAGACATGAATACCTGA
- the LOC112574536 gene encoding immune-associated nucleotide-binding protein 7-like isoform X3, translating into MCPLLLEEAAAMSLFAEENSASSSKSECNALEDPAWRIVIVGKTGNGKSSLGNIILRCQDDTFVIGSGMNSTTTKHSVKRNLSENLEVVDTPDPVNCDMDESTAKLEVTQWKGCTNMGVVVVIRCDVRYTAEEYAIYKQIKEHWGSDFCKHLVVAFTFGDRLEQDLDDFGKQLENGCPEVVNVLRDANQQYVVFDCSAGKYDEPRHKHSVDKLMKLIKTEIPSTSGYISWLYCTTVGKTRKLIANTPILSKLVTAHPQDMNT; encoded by the exons ATGTGTCCTTTACTTTTAGAAGAGGCAGCAGCTATGTCTTTATTTGCCGAAGAAAATTCAGCTTCATCATCCA aaagTGAATGTAACGCGCTAGAAGATCCCGCCTGGCGTATTGTAATCGTGGGGAAGACTGGGAATGGAAAAAGCAGCCTTGGAAACATCATTCTTCGTTGTCAAGACGACACGTTTGTGATCGGCAGTGGGATGaacagcacaacaacaaagcaCTCAGTGAAAAGGAACCTCTCAGAAAATCTTGAA GTAGTCGACACACCAGATCCTGTTAACTGTGATATGGATGAATCTACTGCTAAACTGGAAGTTACCCAGTGGAAAGGTTGTACTAACATGGGAGTGGTAGTGGTCATTCGCTGTGACGTTCGGTACACCGCCGAGGAATATGCTATCTACAAACAGATCAAAGAGCACTGGGGGTCTGACTTCTGTAAACACCTCGTGGTGGCCTTCACGTTTGGGGACAGGCTCGAGCAAGACCTAGACGACTTCGGGAAACAGCTGGAGAACGGGTGCCCTGAGGTGGTGAACGTGCTACGTGATGCGAATCAGCAATATGTTGTTTTTGACTGCTCCGCAGGAAAGTATGATGAACCCCGGCACAAACATTCCGTAGATAAACTTATGAAACTTATCAAAACGGAAATACCGTCAACGAGTGGTTACATATCTTGGTTATATTGCACTACGGTAGGTAAGACCCGTAAATTAATTGCAAATACTCCTATTTTAAGTAAACTTGTTACTGCCCACCCACAAGACATGAATACCTGA